One genomic segment of Bradyrhizobium diazoefficiens includes these proteins:
- a CDS encoding MATE family efflux transporter, which produces MSMPVPLWTTFLRFLAPLMLSNALQSLFGTVSNVYLGQMIGIDALAAASTFFPVFFFLFAFVMGLSTGATVLIGQAFGAGKHDRIKIVAGTTLAVGLLLAISVALAGGLLSRQLMMALATPADILDQASAYARIMLLTMPLGFTFLLMTAMIRGVGDAVTPLLALALSTAIGLILTPMLIRGAVGITSPAWAAAISNAVTLIALAFYLLRKKHALAPDVGLLRHVRLNGAMLRKILGIGLPSAIGMVVMAIAELVLLGLVNGYGSEATAAYGAVNQVMGYTQFTAMSISIAVSILGAQAVGGGDRGRLDAIVRTGLALNLFLTGGLVALIYLAPRAVLGLFITDGAVLELAKGLLYVALWSSVPFGLATVFSGAMRAAGVALTPMLLSIFAIVAIELPSAVILSRTIGLAGVWAAYPIVFCAMLVLQMGYYLLVWRRTAIRRLE; this is translated from the coding sequence ATGTCGATGCCCGTGCCCCTCTGGACAACCTTCCTCCGCTTCCTCGCGCCGTTGATGCTGAGCAACGCGTTGCAATCGCTGTTCGGCACCGTCAGCAATGTCTATCTCGGCCAGATGATCGGCATCGATGCACTCGCGGCGGCTTCGACATTCTTCCCGGTGTTCTTCTTCCTGTTCGCCTTCGTCATGGGCCTGAGCACCGGCGCCACCGTGCTGATCGGCCAGGCCTTTGGCGCAGGCAAGCACGACAGGATCAAGATCGTCGCAGGCACGACGCTCGCGGTCGGTCTGCTGCTCGCGATATCAGTCGCGTTGGCTGGTGGCCTGCTCAGCCGGCAATTGATGATGGCGCTCGCAACGCCTGCGGACATTCTCGACCAGGCCAGCGCCTATGCGCGCATCATGCTGCTGACGATGCCGCTCGGCTTCACCTTCCTGCTGATGACGGCGATGATCCGAGGCGTCGGCGATGCCGTGACACCGCTGCTGGCGCTGGCCTTATCGACGGCGATCGGTCTGATCCTGACGCCGATGCTGATCCGTGGCGCGGTCGGCATCACCAGTCCGGCCTGGGCGGCTGCGATCTCAAACGCGGTAACGCTGATCGCGCTGGCCTTCTACTTGCTGCGGAAGAAGCACGCACTCGCGCCGGATGTTGGACTGTTGCGCCATGTACGCCTCAACGGCGCCATGCTCCGAAAAATTCTCGGCATCGGATTGCCGAGCGCAATCGGCATGGTCGTGATGGCGATCGCCGAACTGGTGCTGCTCGGCCTCGTCAATGGCTACGGATCCGAGGCCACCGCCGCCTATGGCGCGGTCAACCAGGTGATGGGCTATACGCAGTTCACGGCGATGTCGATTTCAATCGCGGTCTCGATCCTCGGGGCGCAGGCGGTCGGCGGCGGCGACAGGGGGCGGCTCGACGCCATCGTTCGCACCGGCCTCGCGCTCAACCTTTTCTTGACCGGCGGGCTGGTGGCGTTGATTTACCTCGCGCCGCGCGCCGTGCTCGGCCTCTTCATCACTGACGGCGCCGTGCTCGAGCTGGCGAAGGGACTGCTCTATGTCGCCCTGTGGAGTTCGGTGCCATTCGGCCTCGCCACCGTATTTTCCGGCGCGATGCGTGCCGCCGGCGTGGCGCTGACGCCGATGCTGTTGTCGATCTTCGCCATCGTCGCGATCGAGCTGCCTTCCGCAGTGATCCTGAGCCGTACGATCGGCCTTGCGGGTGTGTGGGCGGCCTATCCAATCGTGTTCTGCGCCATGCTCGTTCTGCAGATGGGCTATTACCTCCTGGTCTGGCGCAGGACGGCGATCCGGCGTCTGGAGTGA
- a CDS encoding DUF2239 family protein — MQKAFTAFQGQRRLVSGPAGEVALVVKRVAPRPDEPIIIFEDATGRPIDFDLRGGDREVLARLAKLVPPSVEETAAPAEPRGRGRPKLGVVAREVTLLPRHWEWLNAQAGGASVALRKLVEEARRASGDKDRERQARDAAYHFMSTMAGNLPQFEEASRALFADDRRRFTALIADWPPDIRDHIVKLAYSDRT, encoded by the coding sequence ATGCAAAAAGCTTTCACCGCCTTCCAGGGGCAACGTCGTCTGGTGTCCGGGCCGGCTGGAGAGGTCGCACTCGTCGTCAAGCGGGTGGCGCCGCGGCCGGACGAGCCCATCATCATCTTCGAGGACGCTACGGGCCGACCAATCGACTTCGATCTGCGCGGCGGCGATCGCGAGGTGCTGGCGCGCCTGGCGAAGCTGGTCCCGCCTTCGGTTGAGGAGACCGCAGCACCGGCCGAGCCGCGCGGGCGCGGCCGGCCGAAGCTCGGCGTGGTCGCGCGCGAGGTGACGCTGCTGCCGCGGCACTGGGAGTGGCTCAACGCGCAAGCAGGCGGCGCCTCGGTCGCTTTGCGAAAACTGGTCGAGGAGGCGCGGCGTGCGAGCGGCGACAAGGACCGCGAGCGGCAGGCGCGCGATGCGGCCTATCACTTCATGTCGACCATGGCGGGCAATTTGCCGCAGTTCGAGGAAGCGTCGCGCGCCCTGTTCGCGGATGACCGGCGCCGCTTCACCGCACTGATTGCGGACTGGCCGCCTGATATCCGCGACCACATCGTCAAGCTCGCCTACAGCGACCGCACCTAA
- a CDS encoding glutathione S-transferase family protein, with protein MLTVHHLNNSRSQRVLWLLEELGVPYEIVRYQRQPDMRAPKELRAIHPLGKSPVITDNGNTIAESGAIIEYLIATYGNGRLIPPPNTPERLRFTYWLHYAEGSAMQPLLLKLLFTLMPKRAPALLRPLVRKVSNQALTALVNPQLKQHMDYWESELGKSEWFAGNEFTAADIQMSFPLEAAQARGGLEQGHPKAMAFLECIHARPAYARALEKGGPYEVGR; from the coding sequence ATGCTGACCGTTCATCATCTCAACAATTCCCGCTCGCAGCGCGTGCTGTGGCTGCTCGAGGAGTTGGGCGTGCCCTACGAGATCGTGCGCTATCAGCGCCAGCCAGACATGCGCGCGCCGAAGGAGCTGCGCGCGATCCATCCGCTCGGCAAGTCGCCTGTCATCACCGACAACGGCAACACCATCGCCGAATCAGGCGCGATCATCGAATATCTCATCGCCACCTACGGCAACGGCCGGCTGATCCCGCCGCCGAACACGCCGGAGCGGCTGCGCTTTACCTATTGGCTGCACTACGCGGAAGGGTCTGCGATGCAGCCGCTGCTCCTGAAGCTGCTGTTCACGCTGATGCCGAAGCGCGCGCCCGCGCTACTGCGCCCGCTGGTGCGCAAGGTCTCGAACCAGGCGCTGACGGCGCTGGTCAATCCGCAGCTCAAGCAGCACATGGATTATTGGGAGAGCGAGCTCGGCAAGAGCGAATGGTTCGCCGGCAACGAGTTCACCGCCGCAGACATCCAGATGAGCTTCCCGCTCGAAGCTGCGCAAGCGCGCGGCGGGCTGGAGCAGGGCCATCCGAAGGCGATGGCGTTCCTGGAGTGCATCCATGCGCGGCCGGCCTATGCGCGCGCGCTGGAAAAGGGCGGGCCGTATGAGGTGGGGCGGTAA
- a CDS encoding MFS transporter — translation MTIADPNQRIERAEIEDTSLLAFYRDMNGAERQTFWACAAGWALDGMDFMIYPLVIGTIIALWKVDAASAGLAGTVTLLASAIGGWLGGYLSDHIGRVRTLQITIIWFSFFSLVCAVVQNFDQLLIARAVLGLGFGGEWAAGAVLMGEAIRPQYRGRAVGSVQSGWAVGWGLAVLSQAILFSLMPAETAWRWMFVIGALPALLVFYIRRSVTEPEIAAEARARQAASGHRPALWEIFSGPILKTTILASLMATGCQGGYYAVTFWVPQFLTKERHLSIVGSTGYLSTLIIGSFIGYLTGAWLADRIGRRNLFLIFSVGAMAVVLLYTQLPLTNEILWVLGFPLGFFASGYFSGIGAFLTELYPTRLRGSGQGFCYNFGRGIGALFPFLVGALSATTSLANAIAIFAVVAYAVFFIAAFALPETRGRVLHAD, via the coding sequence ATGACCATCGCCGATCCGAATCAGCGCATCGAACGCGCGGAGATCGAGGACACCAGCCTTCTCGCCTTCTACCGCGACATGAACGGCGCCGAACGCCAGACCTTCTGGGCCTGCGCGGCGGGCTGGGCGCTCGACGGCATGGACTTCATGATCTATCCGCTGGTGATCGGCACGATCATCGCGCTGTGGAAGGTCGACGCGGCCTCGGCGGGTCTTGCCGGCACGGTCACGTTGCTCGCTTCCGCGATCGGCGGCTGGCTTGGCGGCTATCTGTCCGATCACATCGGGCGGGTTAGAACGCTCCAGATCACCATCATCTGGTTCTCGTTCTTCTCGCTGGTGTGTGCGGTCGTGCAGAATTTCGACCAGCTCCTGATCGCGCGCGCCGTGCTCGGCCTCGGCTTTGGCGGCGAATGGGCCGCAGGCGCGGTGCTGATGGGCGAGGCGATCCGGCCGCAATATCGCGGGCGCGCGGTCGGCTCGGTGCAGTCGGGCTGGGCGGTCGGCTGGGGCCTTGCGGTGCTGTCGCAGGCGATCCTGTTTTCGCTGATGCCGGCCGAGACGGCGTGGCGCTGGATGTTCGTGATCGGCGCGCTGCCGGCGCTCTTGGTGTTCTACATCCGCCGTTCCGTGACCGAGCCTGAGATCGCGGCCGAAGCCCGCGCCAGGCAGGCCGCGAGCGGCCATCGTCCCGCGCTGTGGGAGATTTTTTCGGGCCCGATCCTGAAGACGACGATCCTGGCCTCGCTAATGGCGACAGGCTGTCAAGGCGGCTACTACGCCGTCACCTTCTGGGTGCCGCAGTTTTTGACGAAGGAGCGGCATCTATCGATCGTCGGCTCGACCGGCTATCTCTCGACGCTGATCATCGGCTCCTTCATCGGCTATCTCACCGGCGCCTGGCTCGCCGACCGGATCGGGCGGCGCAATTTGTTCCTGATCTTCTCGGTCGGCGCGATGGCCGTGGTGCTGCTCTACACGCAGCTGCCGCTGACCAACGAGATCCTGTGGGTGCTGGGATTCCCGCTCGGCTTCTTCGCCTCGGGCTATTTCTCGGGGATCGGCGCGTTCCTGACTGAACTCTACCCGACGCGGCTGCGCGGCTCCGGCCAGGGTTTTTGCTATAATTTCGGCCGCGGCATCGGCGCGCTGTTTCCGTTCCTCGTTGGCGCGCTATCGGCGACGACGTCGCTGGCCAATGCGATCGCGATCTTCGCGGTGGTGGCCTACGCGGTGTTCTTCATCGCCGCCTTTGCGCTGCCGGAGACGCGCGGCCGCGTGCTGCACGCGGATTGA
- the ggt gene encoding gamma-glutamyltransferase yields MSSHSTRRMFFAFIAILAFGLAPAAAQDARRAYVPPALDTVHAVPAEHGMVVVQEKISAHIGADILRRGGNAVDAAVATGFAMAVTYPRAGNIGGGGFMVIHSTERNEDVTIDYRETAPAATTPQIFLGPDGKPDPAKSRDSALGVGVPGTVAGLALALEKYGSGHFTLAQLLEPAVALARDGFIISDDIADSLPGWHRRLARWPASARIFSRPDGSSLGEGDRLVQSDLAETLSAVAAQGPRGFYEGPVADKIAEALAEAGGIMTSADLKAYQPVIRAPVRGTYRGYDIVSMPLPSSGGVVLVETLNILEGFQLADLKQGSPASLHLLIEAMKRAYADRARYLGDPAFVNAPIETLTAKDYAAKLRAGISTDRATPSKQLVSAATSPREGSNTTHYSVVDDRGNAVSNTYTLNFSYGVGLVAEGTGVLLNNELDDFTAAVGASNAYGLVGFEANLPGPGKRPLSSMSPTIVLKDGKPVLVTGSPGGSRIISTVLQVIVNVLDYKMDVAAAVAAPRLHHQWLPDEVRVESGFPENVLSELRAMDHVIVEPMGQTSANSILVTANGPLGAPDPRTRGAEAAGQ; encoded by the coding sequence ATGTCGTCACATTCGACACGGCGGATGTTTTTCGCCTTCATTGCCATTCTGGCGTTTGGTCTTGCGCCTGCGGCCGCGCAGGATGCGCGGCGGGCCTATGTTCCGCCGGCACTCGACACGGTGCATGCCGTCCCTGCCGAGCACGGCATGGTGGTGGTGCAGGAGAAAATCTCTGCGCATATCGGCGCCGACATCCTGCGACGCGGCGGCAATGCGGTCGATGCCGCAGTCGCGACCGGCTTTGCGATGGCGGTGACCTATCCCCGCGCCGGCAATATCGGCGGCGGCGGCTTCATGGTGATCCATTCGACCGAACGCAACGAAGACGTCACGATTGACTACCGCGAGACGGCACCGGCAGCGACGACGCCGCAAATCTTCCTCGGGCCCGACGGCAAGCCTGATCCGGCCAAGTCGCGCGATTCCGCGCTGGGCGTCGGCGTGCCCGGCACGGTGGCGGGCCTGGCGCTCGCACTGGAGAAATACGGCTCGGGCCACTTCACGCTGGCGCAGCTGCTCGAGCCCGCCGTCGCGCTTGCCCGCGACGGGTTCATCATCAGCGACGACATCGCCGACAGCCTGCCGGGCTGGCACCGGCGGCTCGCGCGCTGGCCGGCTTCGGCCCGGATTTTCTCGCGACCTGACGGCAGCTCGCTCGGCGAAGGCGATCGGCTGGTGCAGAGCGATCTCGCCGAAACGCTTTCGGCCGTCGCCGCCCAAGGTCCGCGCGGCTTCTATGAAGGCCCGGTCGCAGACAAGATCGCCGAGGCTCTGGCCGAAGCCGGCGGCATCATGACGTCGGCCGATCTGAAGGCCTATCAGCCAGTGATCCGCGCGCCGGTGCGCGGCACCTATCGTGGCTACGACATCGTCTCGATGCCGCTGCCATCGTCCGGCGGCGTGGTGCTGGTGGAGACGCTCAACATCCTCGAGGGCTTTCAGCTCGCCGATCTGAAGCAGGGCTCGCCGGCATCGCTGCATCTGCTGATCGAGGCGATGAAGCGCGCCTATGCTGACCGCGCGCGCTATCTCGGCGATCCCGCCTTCGTCAACGCACCGATCGAGACGCTCACCGCGAAGGACTACGCCGCCAAGCTGCGCGCGGGCATCTCCACCGATCGCGCTACGCCATCGAAACAGCTCGTGTCCGCTGCCACTTCGCCGCGCGAGGGCAGCAACACCACGCATTACTCGGTCGTCGATGACCGCGGCAACGCGGTCAGCAACACTTATACCCTGAACTTCAGCTACGGCGTCGGCCTCGTTGCCGAGGGCACCGGCGTGCTGCTCAACAACGAGCTCGACGATTTCACTGCGGCGGTCGGCGCATCCAATGCCTATGGCCTCGTCGGCTTCGAGGCCAATCTGCCCGGACCCGGCAAGCGGCCGCTGTCCTCGATGTCGCCGACCATCGTGCTCAAGGATGGCAAGCCGGTTCTGGTGACGGGCTCGCCTGGCGGCAGCCGCATCATCTCGACTGTGCTCCAAGTGATCGTGAACGTCCTCGACTACAAGATGGATGTTGCGGCTGCCGTTGCCGCACCGCGGCTGCATCATCAATGGCTGCCGGATGAAGTGCGCGTCGAGAGCGGCTTTCCGGAAAATGTGCTGTCCGAGTTGAGGGCGATGGACCACGTCATCGTCGAGCCGATGGGGCAGACGTCCGCCAATTCGATTCTGGTGACGGCCAACGGGCCGCTCGGCGCGCCCGATCCGCGCACGCGAGGCGCGGAGGCAGCAGGACAGTAA
- a CDS encoding MFS transporter: MTTIAEDARMAGVPRTYPPRAAVVSWIFFDWAAQPYFTLITTFVFAPYFATSVAPDAATGQSLWGFAMASAGLAIALLSPVLGAIADASGRRKPWIAGFGAVLVLASCTLWIGKPGDPSIIPPLLTAVALASVGAEFATVFNNAMMPTLVPPDRIGRLSGTGWATGYVGGIVSLIIVLGFLAANPETGRTMLGFTPLFGLDPATHQGDRAAGPLTGMWFIIFVTPMFLFTPDYPAKRPLGKALREGLLELKQSITSLPQQKSLAAFLLANMIYTDGLVSLFAFGGIYAAGTFGWHTIQIGTFGIILAIAGTFGAWLGGKLDDRLGPKRVIAGSLLILLLAVAAILLVDKDSVLFVRVAPPQAGAPLFSSAAERAYLVLGCLIGAAGGPLQAASRTLLIHLAPKDRIAQYFGLFALTGKVTSFIGPLLIGMITAATASQKAGMAVLVVFFVTGLVLLMRVRD; this comes from the coding sequence ATGACGACGATCGCCGAGGATGCGCGCATGGCCGGCGTGCCGCGGACCTATCCGCCGCGCGCCGCCGTCGTCAGCTGGATCTTCTTCGACTGGGCCGCGCAGCCTTACTTCACGCTGATCACGACCTTCGTGTTCGCGCCTTATTTCGCCACCAGCGTGGCGCCAGATGCTGCCACCGGCCAATCGCTATGGGGCTTTGCGATGGCCTCTGCCGGCCTTGCCATCGCGCTGCTCTCGCCAGTGCTGGGCGCCATCGCCGATGCATCGGGCCGCCGGAAGCCGTGGATCGCAGGGTTCGGTGCCGTGCTGGTGCTGGCCTCCTGCACGCTGTGGATCGGAAAACCCGGCGATCCCTCTATCATCCCGCCGCTGCTCACCGCGGTCGCGCTGGCCAGCGTCGGTGCGGAATTCGCCACCGTCTTCAACAACGCGATGATGCCGACGCTGGTGCCGCCGGACCGCATCGGCCGGCTCTCTGGCACCGGCTGGGCCACCGGCTATGTCGGCGGCATTGTCAGCCTGATCATCGTGCTCGGCTTCCTCGCGGCCAATCCCGAGACCGGGCGCACGATGCTCGGCTTCACGCCGCTGTTCGGCCTCGATCCCGCAACCCACCAGGGCGACCGCGCCGCGGGGCCGCTGACCGGGATGTGGTTCATCATCTTCGTGACGCCAATGTTCCTGTTCACGCCGGACTATCCGGCGAAGCGGCCGTTAGGCAAGGCGCTGCGCGAAGGCCTGCTGGAGCTGAAGCAGTCGATCACGAGTCTGCCGCAGCAGAAATCGCTCGCCGCCTTCCTGCTTGCCAACATGATCTACACCGACGGCCTAGTGTCGCTGTTTGCGTTCGGCGGCATCTATGCCGCGGGCACGTTCGGCTGGCACACGATCCAGATCGGCACCTTCGGCATCATACTTGCGATCGCCGGCACGTTCGGTGCGTGGCTGGGCGGCAAGCTGGATGATCGTCTCGGGCCCAAGCGCGTGATCGCCGGCAGCCTGCTGATCCTGCTGCTGGCGGTGGCGGCGATCCTTCTGGTCGACAAGGACAGCGTCCTGTTCGTCAGGGTCGCGCCGCCGCAAGCCGGCGCGCCCCTGTTCTCCAGCGCGGCCGAGCGCGCCTATCTCGTGCTGGGCTGCCTGATCGGCGCGGCCGGCGGTCCCCTCCAGGCCGCCTCGCGCACGCTGCTGATCCATCTCGCGCCGAAGGACCGCATCGCGCAGTATTTTGGCTTGTTCGCTCTGACGGGAAAGGTGACGTCCTTCATCGGCCCGCTGCTGATCGGCATGATCACGGCAGCGACGGCGAGCCAGAAGGCTGGCATGGCCGTGCTGGTGGTGTTTTTCGTGACCGGGCTGGTGCTGTTGATGCGAGTGAGGGACTAG
- the purH gene encoding bifunctional phosphoribosylaminoimidazolecarboxamide formyltransferase/IMP cyclohydrolase produces MTDHPRRVTRALLSVSDKTGLIEFAKALAAHDVELVSTGGTAKAITAAGLKVKDVSDLTGFPEMMDGRVKTLHPKVHGGLLAIRDNKDHAEAMKAHGIAPIDLLVVNLYPFETTVDKGAGFEDCIENIDIGGPAMIRAAAKNHDDVAVVVEAEDYKAVLDELAANDGATTLKLRRRLAAKAYARTAAYDAAISNWFNRQLEIDAPDFRAFGGRLIQSLRYGENPHQTAAFYATPDKRPGVSTARQLQGKELSYNNINDTDAAYECIGEFDARRTAACVIVKHANPCGVAEGANLVDAYRKALACDSTSAFGGIIAMNRALDADTAREITKIFTEVIIAPDASEEAISIIGARKNLRLLLAGSLPDPRAPGLTAKTVAGGLLVQSRDNAVVDDMTFKVVTKRAPTDSEMRDLKFAFRVAKHVKSNTIIYARDLATVGIGAGQMSRVDSARIAARKAQDAANELKLAEPLTKGSVVASDAFFPFADGMLACIEAGATAVVQPGGSMRDDEVIKAADEHGIAMVFTATRHFRH; encoded by the coding sequence ATGACTGACCATCCCCGCCGCGTCACCCGCGCCCTGCTCTCCGTTTCCGACAAAACCGGTCTGATCGAATTCGCCAAGGCGCTTGCCGCCCACGATGTCGAGCTGGTCTCGACCGGCGGCACCGCGAAAGCGATCACCGCCGCCGGCCTGAAGGTGAAGGACGTTTCCGACCTCACCGGTTTCCCCGAGATGATGGACGGCCGCGTCAAGACGCTGCACCCGAAGGTGCATGGCGGCCTGCTCGCGATCCGCGACAACAAGGACCACGCGGAGGCGATGAAGGCGCACGGCATCGCGCCGATCGACCTGCTCGTCGTCAACCTCTATCCGTTCGAGACGACCGTGGACAAAGGCGCCGGCTTCGAGGATTGCATCGAGAACATCGACATCGGCGGCCCCGCGATGATCCGCGCCGCCGCCAAGAACCATGATGATGTCGCCGTCGTGGTCGAGGCCGAGGACTACAAGGCCGTGCTCGACGAGCTCGCCGCCAACGACGGCGCGACCACGCTGAAGCTGCGCCGGCGGCTTGCCGCGAAGGCCTATGCGCGCACCGCGGCTTACGATGCCGCGATCTCGAACTGGTTCAACCGTCAGCTCGAGATCGACGCGCCTGATTTCCGCGCCTTCGGCGGCCGGCTGATCCAGTCGCTGCGCTATGGCGAGAACCCGCACCAGACCGCGGCGTTCTATGCGACCCCCGACAAGCGCCCGGGCGTCTCCACCGCACGGCAGCTCCAGGGCAAGGAGCTCTCCTACAACAACATCAACGACACCGATGCGGCCTATGAATGCATCGGCGAGTTCGACGCCAGGCGCACCGCGGCCTGCGTCATTGTCAAGCATGCCAATCCCTGCGGCGTCGCGGAAGGCGCGAACCTCGTCGACGCCTATCGCAAGGCGCTGGCCTGCGATTCCACGTCCGCCTTCGGCGGCATCATCGCGATGAACCGTGCGCTCGATGCCGATACTGCGCGCGAGATCACGAAGATCTTCACCGAGGTAATCATCGCGCCCGACGCCAGCGAAGAGGCCATCTCTATCATCGGCGCGCGCAAGAATTTGCGCCTGCTGCTCGCCGGCAGCCTGCCCGATCCGCGCGCGCCCGGCCTCACCGCCAAGACGGTGGCGGGCGGCCTGCTGGTGCAGAGCCGCGACAATGCGGTGGTCGACGACATGACCTTCAAGGTCGTGACCAAGCGTGCACCGACTGACTCCGAAATGCGCGACCTGAAGTTCGCCTTCCGGGTCGCAAAACACGTCAAGTCCAACACCATCATCTACGCCAGGGATCTCGCCACCGTCGGCATCGGCGCCGGCCAGATGAGCCGGGTGGATTCCGCGCGGATCGCGGCGCGCAAGGCACAGGATGCGGCGAACGAGCTGAAGCTCGCCGAACCGCTGACCAAGGGCTCGGTCGTGGCCTCGGATGCGTTCTTCCCATTCGCCGACGGCATGCTTGCCTGCATCGAGGCCGGCGCCACCGCGGTGGTCCAACCCGGCGGCTCGATGCGCGACGACGAGGTGATCAAGGCCGCCGACGAGCACGGCATCGCCATGGTGTTCACGGCCACGCGGCATTTCAGGCATTAA
- a CDS encoding alpha/beta fold hydrolase: protein MSVISIIDGDDIFGDGVNIAARLEALCEPGGVCISRAANEQIRDKLSLSFADLGEQAVKNIARAVGVYGLAATDIMSLPDGAAVGTPETTRPAAAEEQNIQFCQTRDGVQLAYAKTGQGPPIIKTGNWMTHLEFDLESPIWRHLYRELSEEHTLIRYDARGNGLSDRDVPDVTFDHFVDDLETVVDAAGIDRFALLGVSQGCSVSIAYAVRHPERVSHLVLFGGYAVGWRKRARTQSEKETGEAMLTLVRLGWGQENPAFRQLFTSQFIPGGTKEQADWFNELQRVSASPEDAVRNLMATGETDVTALLAKVNVPTLVMHSRHDTRVPFESGRRMAAGIPGARFVPLESRNHLILEDEPAFPRFLEEIKSFLKSEVAGR, encoded by the coding sequence ATGTCGGTGATATCCATCATCGATGGCGACGACATCTTCGGCGATGGAGTCAACATTGCCGCGCGGCTCGAAGCCTTGTGCGAACCGGGAGGCGTCTGCATCTCGCGCGCGGCCAACGAGCAGATCAGGGACAAGCTCTCGCTGTCCTTCGCCGATCTCGGCGAGCAGGCGGTGAAGAACATTGCGCGCGCCGTCGGCGTGTATGGACTTGCCGCCACCGACATCATGTCGCTGCCGGACGGCGCGGCTGTGGGGACGCCGGAGACGACGCGGCCGGCGGCTGCCGAGGAGCAGAACATCCAATTCTGCCAGACACGGGACGGCGTGCAACTGGCCTATGCCAAAACCGGGCAGGGGCCGCCGATCATCAAGACCGGCAACTGGATGACCCATCTTGAATTCGACCTCGAAAGCCCGATCTGGCGGCATCTCTACCGCGAGCTGTCGGAGGAGCACACGCTGATCCGCTACGACGCACGGGGCAATGGTCTGTCCGACCGTGACGTGCCCGACGTCACCTTCGATCACTTCGTCGACGATCTGGAAACCGTGGTCGATGCCGCGGGCATCGACCGTTTCGCACTGCTCGGTGTCTCGCAAGGCTGCTCGGTGTCGATCGCATACGCGGTCAGGCATCCGGAACGGGTCTCCCACCTCGTGCTGTTCGGCGGTTACGCCGTGGGCTGGAGGAAGCGGGCGAGGACGCAGTCCGAGAAAGAGACCGGTGAAGCGATGCTCACGCTGGTGCGCCTCGGGTGGGGGCAGGAGAATCCAGCGTTCCGCCAGCTCTTCACCTCGCAATTCATTCCGGGCGGCACCAAGGAGCAGGCTGACTGGTTCAACGAGTTGCAGCGAGTTTCGGCGTCGCCCGAGGATGCGGTCCGCAATCTCATGGCGACTGGCGAAACCGACGTCACGGCGCTGCTTGCCAAGGTCAATGTGCCGACGCTGGTGATGCATTCGCGCCATGACACGAGAGTGCCCTTCGAATCCGGCCGACGGATGGCGGCGGGCATTCCGGGAGCTCGTTTCGTTCCGCTCGAAAGCCGCAATCACCTGATCCTCGAGGACGAGCCCGCTTTCCCGCGCTTTCTCGAAGAGATCAAATCATTCTTGAAGTCTGAGGTCGCAGGTCGATGA